One segment of Thermoleophilaceae bacterium DNA contains the following:
- the ruvX gene encoding Holliday junction resolvase RuvX, with protein sequence MSRILALDFGEARCGCAISDPTGTLATPVGAVERPASRRGLATIAALARDRQVERVVVGLPLTLAGEEGQQARATREFAARLGELLSVPVELHDERLTTRQAERTGGGADADSRAAAHLLEAYLAASGRAT encoded by the coding sequence ATGAGCCGGATACTCGCGCTCGACTTCGGCGAGGCGCGCTGCGGCTGCGCAATCTCCGATCCAACAGGCACTCTCGCCACGCCGGTGGGCGCGGTGGAGCGCCCTGCTTCGCGGCGCGGGCTTGCCACGATCGCAGCGCTGGCGCGTGACAGGCAGGTGGAGCGCGTGGTGGTCGGCCTTCCCCTTACGCTCGCCGGCGAGGAGGGACAGCAGGCTCGCGCCACGCGCGAGTTCGCGGCCCGCCTCGGTGAGCTCCTTTCGGTGCCCGTGGAGCTGCACGACGAACGGCTCACCACGCGACAGGCGGAACGCACGGGAGGCGGCGCGGACGCCGACTCGCGTGCGGCCGCGCACCTGCTGGAGGCTTACCTGGCGGCGAGCGGACGGGCGACGTGA
- the mltG gene encoding endolytic transglycosylase MltG, giving the protein MARRVIAVLALVVVVAAAWFLISLFQPFTGSGSGSATVSIPRGANVSTIGDILARRGVVSSSFFFEVRARLSGRTGDLKPGVYHLKHDMSYSAALDALTKGVAPNVVQVVIPEGRSRREIVPLTGKLKGSYMAATVHSPYLNPRRYGAKHARNLEGFLFPASYQLKKGASVNALVKDQLQAFRQNFGKVNLSYARKKNLTPYDVLTIASMVEREASIPRDRPLIASVIYNRLHDHIPLGIDSTLRYALNDWTKPLRVSQLASPSPYNTRNHQGLPPGPIGNPGLASIEAAAHPAHTSYLFFVVKPCGNGAHVFSSTDAQFQRDSARYNAARQQRGGRSPEKCK; this is encoded by the coding sequence ATGGCCAGACGCGTTATCGCGGTCCTCGCCCTGGTCGTCGTGGTCGCGGCGGCCTGGTTTCTCATCTCGCTGTTTCAGCCGTTCACCGGCAGCGGCTCCGGCAGCGCAACGGTGAGCATTCCCCGCGGCGCGAACGTGAGCACCATCGGGGACATCCTCGCGAGGCGCGGCGTGGTGTCGAGCTCGTTCTTCTTCGAGGTGCGCGCGCGTCTGTCAGGCCGTACCGGCGACCTCAAGCCGGGGGTGTACCACCTCAAGCACGACATGAGCTACTCTGCGGCGCTCGACGCGCTCACGAAGGGCGTTGCGCCGAACGTGGTCCAGGTGGTGATCCCGGAGGGGCGCTCGCGCCGCGAGATCGTGCCGCTCACAGGCAAGCTCAAGGGCAGCTACATGGCCGCCACCGTGCACTCGCCCTACCTCAATCCCCGCCGCTACGGCGCGAAGCACGCGCGCAACCTGGAGGGATTCCTCTTCCCGGCCAGCTATCAGCTGAAGAAGGGCGCCAGCGTCAATGCGCTTGTGAAGGACCAGCTTCAGGCGTTCCGCCAGAACTTCGGGAAGGTGAACCTGTCGTACGCGCGCAAGAAGAACCTCACGCCGTACGACGTGCTCACGATCGCGTCCATGGTCGAGCGCGAGGCATCGATCCCAAGGGACCGCCCGCTGATCGCGTCCGTGATCTACAACCGGCTGCACGACCACATCCCGCTCGGCATCGACTCCACCCTCCGCTACGCCCTCAACGACTGGACGAAGCCGCTGCGCGTGTCACAGCTCGCCTCGCCGAGCCCGTACAACACCCGTAACCACCAGGGGTTGCCGCCCGGCCCGATCGGCAACCCCGGCCTCGCCTCGATCGAGGCCGCGGCGCACCCCGCGCACACGAGCTACCTGTTCTTCGTGGTCAAGCCGTGCGGGAACGGCGCCCACGTGTTCTCGAGC